The following proteins come from a genomic window of Nitrospira sp.:
- a CDS encoding Uncharacterized UPF0721 integral membrane protein gives MKLLIVCIAAFLASTLTLFSGFGLGTLLMPVVTLFFPLELAIAMTAMVHLANNLFKIGLLGRKADRSVLLKFGLPAIAAAFAGAALLTYLGEAEPIYEYEAFGSDQQVSILKLVIGTLIVLFVVLELSPTFAKTALDRKWLPLGGVISGFFGGLSGHQGAFRSMFLIKAGLEKETFVATGVVLAVMVDIARMVIYGADMSTHDRAIDWPLVIGACISAFTGAYVGTEALKKVTLRSAQLVVSALLIVVGVGLITGML, from the coding sequence GTGAAACTCCTCATCGTGTGCATCGCCGCATTTCTTGCTTCGACACTCACATTGTTCTCCGGATTCGGGCTTGGCACGCTGCTGATGCCGGTAGTCACCCTCTTCTTTCCGCTGGAACTAGCGATCGCGATGACGGCCATGGTCCATCTGGCGAACAATCTTTTCAAGATCGGGTTGCTTGGACGAAAGGCGGATCGCTCTGTGTTGCTGAAGTTTGGGTTGCCTGCGATTGCGGCGGCCTTTGCAGGCGCTGCGTTGCTGACGTATCTGGGTGAAGCGGAACCCATTTATGAATATGAGGCATTTGGGAGCGATCAACAGGTATCGATCCTCAAATTAGTCATCGGCACACTCATTGTGTTGTTCGTCGTCTTGGAACTCTCCCCGACATTCGCGAAGACCGCTCTCGATCGCAAATGGCTTCCGCTTGGCGGTGTCATCAGTGGATTTTTTGGGGGGCTGTCGGGACATCAAGGCGCCTTTCGCAGCATGTTCCTGATCAAGGCGGGTCTGGAGAAAGAGACGTTTGTCGCAACAGGGGTTGTGCTTGCCGTTATGGTGGATATCGCCCGAATGGTTATCTACGGTGCAGATATGTCGACGCACGACAGGGCCATTGACTGGCCGTTGGTCATCGGCGCCTGTATCTCTGCCTTTACCGGCGCCTACGTCGGCACGGAAGCGCTCAAGAAGGTCACGCTCCGGTCGGCCCAGCTGGTGGTTTCGGCTTTATTGATTGTGGTTGGAGTTGGACTTATCACGGGTATGTTGTAA